In one window of Fictibacillus phosphorivorans DNA:
- a CDS encoding YwbE family protein — translation MHRKRANITPGLPVNVILKADQRSGKKTKGIVKDILTNSPTHPHGIKVRLEDGQVGRVIDILNA, via the coding sequence ATGCATCGTAAGCGAGCAAACATCACCCCTGGTCTTCCTGTGAACGTGATTTTAAAAGCAGATCAGCGTTCTGGTAAGAAAACAAAAGGTATCGTAAAAGATATCTTAACAAACTCACCTACTCATCCACACGGCATCAAGGTACGCCTTGAAGACGGTCAAGTTGGACGAGTCATTGACATTCTGAATGCATAA